From the Papaver somniferum cultivar HN1 chromosome 2, ASM357369v1, whole genome shotgun sequence genome, the window tctcatagttgtttttctttttcttgtaaagctgtaatttgattttaattgtgtaGAATTCTGTTATGATTTGGAATGTGATTGCAGTCACATTCGGGCAGTTCTATGTTCTCCTCCAAACTAGGACAAACGTCTCTACTCGACCTTGCTTTTCCGGTATTTTCCCTTGTTATACCTGTTTTACTCAGGGGTATTGATAAGTTGATTAAGTAATTCCAGTAATAGGCACTTGGTTGAGTCCTAAGGGCTGTTTTTGACATAAGACATTATGTATGCATTTTGTCACATCATTCAGGATAACTTCGGGGTTGGACTTAATGGGAGAAGCAAAGTGATTACAGAGACCGCGATGCAACTCACCAGACTTTTTTCAAATAAAGTGACGATACAACTACCACAGGTTTGCACTATCTGCCTTATACTGGAATATGTTActtattttgatttttctatgCTCTTCGGAATAAGGCTCTGTTCTATCCGGACTCTGGCAGGATGAAGATCTGCTTTTGGATTTGAAACAACAGTTAGACCATGATGTTGAAACTCTCACGGCAAACTCAAATATTGCCACCATACGCTCAGTAAGTTATTTTGATAAATTATTATTGCTGATCTCAAGCTATCCGTGGCACTGAAACTCTCACTATGAACTCTATTATTACCAGCGAACAATCAGTGAGAGAGGTTAATGATTTAAATGTTCAGTGAGAGAGTTTGATGATTTAACTGTTTATTTCCATAGTTCCTGTTGGGCCAAGTTGGACATTCTCTGTTatgctttgaaaacaaaatcaccTTTTGCTCTACTAAACTAAACGCTAAGGtcaatctaaaaaattgttttcaGGTTCTTGGGCGGAGTGGACTGGAATGCCCAGACCTTGAAAAAATATGCATAAAAAATATAACTCATACAACTGAAAGTAAGTATATTGATCCACCTAATAATTCACTGTTCTTCGTAGTCCACTTGGCTGTTTTTGTTTTAATGTGCCAGCTGGTGGATTTGGACAGGTGTTAAGAAGATAGTTGGTTGGACGCTAACTCATAGCCTAATGAATAATTCAAAAGCTTCTGCCAGCGGAGATAAGTTTTTGGTTTCCACTGAAAGGTTGTTCTATATTTTATTATCTCTATAGTACCATGTGGGAAGAAAATTGATGAACCTCTTTTAAAATTCTTGTTGTTGCAAATTGTGCAGTATCAATTACGGGATGAGCCTTCTTGAGAGCACTCAAAATAAATCCAGTAGTACGAAGAAATCACTCAAGGTGAAATTGCTGTCACCTAGAATTTTAGTCtggtcctcttttttttttttgtatctcctcAGCATTATATTTTTGGTGTAAAATGGTTCTTTGTTCACATTGGAGTTTTCAGGATGTGGTCACCAAAAACGAGTTTGAGAAGAAACTTCTGGCTGATGTGATCCCCCCGGCTGATACCGGAATATCTTTTGACGacattggagcgttagaaactgTAAAGGGCACACTGAAGGAATTAGTAATGCTTCCTTTGCAGAGACCAGAACTATTCAGCAAGGGCCAACTTACAAAGGTGAATCCCTTCCCATAGTGAACAGTCTGATGTGTTGTAGTCTCTATACAGTTCATTTGTCGGGATGTTATATTTTCAAAAAGATGATATGTCAATATATGGTTACTTAATAGAGTCCATTTGTGTTTGCAGCCGTGCAAGGGAATTCTGCTTTTTGGTCCTCCGGGCACTGGGAAAACAATGCTTGCAAAAGCTGTTGCTACTGAGGCAGGTGCAAACTTTATAAACATATCAATGTCGAGCATTGCATCAAAGGTAAATTCTTCATTTCTAGGCTGTGACTTTTCTCCATTCCTTTGTTGTGGGTTTTTTTAATCTTCAACTCAATCTGCTTTGCAGTGGTTTGGTGAGGGAGAAAAGTATGTAAAAGCAGCATTTTCACTTGCAAGTAAAATTGCACCCAGCGTTTTATTTGTGGATGAGGTTAGTTACATCTTTAACATTTGGATCATCTGTGAGGAGCTTTACATTCAGCGTTCCTAATAAATCGATAAACTCTTAGGTTTACAGGGGTGAGAAGTTTATGGCTTTCCAGCTTATCAATATTTGgtagtttttttttctcacaGCTCTCTTATTGCAGGTTGATAGTATGTTAGGAAGACGTGAAAATCCAGGAGAACATCAAGCTATGCGGAAAATGAAGAACGAATTTATGCTAAATTGGGATGGTCTACGTACAAAGGACAAAGAGCGGGTGTTGGTACTTGCTGCCACCAATAGACCATTTGATCTCGATGAAGCTGTCATAAGGAGGCTTCCTCGAAGGTAAGCCTTTGAAGCATTACTTGTATTCTTACCAACTAGTTCATCATTGTAGATGTTTTCTTTCTCATCAACTTTTGTTATGTTACAATATTTCTTGCAGATTAATGGTGAATTTACCAGATTCTCCAAACAGAGAAAAGATTCTCAAAGTTATTTTGGCGAAAGAAGAGATGGCACCTGATGTAAATTTGAAAGTTGTTGCAAATATGACAGATGGATATTCAGGAAGCGACTTAAAGGTTTGCTTTGTAAACAACAGTTGTCTAGCTCCTTTTTTTTGGTATTCGGATTTTTCTAATCAATCTTTTGGTCTCAGAATCTATGTGTAACAGCTGCATATTGTCCTATAAGAGAAATTTTGGAGAAGGAAAAAGAGGTAAAATGTCATATTTCAGAATCTGAATCGAGTATATCAATAGCCTGCCTGAGGATTTaaagtttttatgtatttttactTAAATAATTCCAGGAGAAAGGTTCCGTGCTGCTAGAGAATACATCATTACCTGATATTCGTCCTCTAAACATGGCGGATCTGAAATTTGCTCACGATCAGGTATTCTGTTGAAAGCATTCTAATCCTATCTGAGTCGATTAAAGACTTGTTTGTTTTAAGACAATAGTCTGACcgagaattctttttttttttttttttgctttctgcAGGTGGGTGCGAGTGTTTCATCAGAATCGCGGAATATGAATGAACTTCTCCAGTGGAATGATCTTTATGGAGAAGGCggatcaaggaaaaagagatcgCTGAGCTACTTCGTgtaattctgatgaagataggatggatgattcttttatttcttaaaaaaaGAAATGTACAGCTATAGTTACTCTTGGCATCTGCCAGTCATTTTACTTCTCAGTAACCGCACAAGATAGCAAAAAAGGAGTGATGACCGCGGAACCGTATAGTGATTTTGATGGGGTATACTACAGTTGCAGGTTTTTGCCACCCTTGTATAGTCATGTCGGGGTGTGCTTTTGGCATTCTTTTTTGCAATCCaaatataataaagtaaatagccaattctccttctcctttcttgtctgtATAAACAATCCCTTGTAATAAGCATAATTATAGTAAAATTTACATCActgttttttctttctgtttgCTCTCTCGCCTTCTTCTCTATTTGCACTTACTTTTCAGATTGCCAGAAAATGCACATCAGTGAAAACATTGCCTAAACTGGAAACTAGTGGTCCAAGATACTAGGCAAAATAGTGAATGGCATCCTATCCAGGATAAAGGCCATCCAAATCAAATACCTGGCATCTTACGCAACGCTTACAAAAGATGCATCAAAATAAATGACAAATCCCATTCACAAAGATGAAGAAGCAATTTCATGAAGGTTGTAAGTGCAACCGTCTATCCAGGTTTGATACTGGTACCAAATACTAGTCTAGATAGCATTTGTGTGTCTGCTTTATGGCTAGTAATGTTGACTTCTGGGTTCTGAAGCCTCTTTTGTTTTTCTGAATCAACCATTCATGGAACATGAGCAAgaaatgataatctcaatgaaagAAAGATACCAATACTATCACAAGAAGTCATAACAAAAAAGTGGCATAGTTTGTTGAACTACATTTACATCTCTGTAAAGTGCATTACTGCTTATGTATATACATTATCCCAAATGGAAAAAAAAGTTGACACCGTTACAAAGTCTACGGTATGTACACGTGTCAGTTTTACTAATCTAAGAAGCTCCTTCTCATAAGAAGGAAGCACAATTAGATATCTTCCAACTCTACTCGTCATGAGCTGCACATCGATGCATTCGTGGCAAGTGTCAGAGCAACAGATATGGATGGTGGAACTTGCTCCATCCAATTTATGTATTGATTAATCAACTAGAAAAGGCTCCACaccataaagaaaagaaaaaaagatgaagaaagaaCAATAAATTTGACCTTGGAACCTTCAGTTTGAGGAAAGCAAGCAACGTGGCGCGGAATCAGAATCAAGTACCCAAGATCCTCGCAAGCTACCATACTTGTCATCGTTCAATCGAAAAGCAGGAACTTGATGAGAAAATCGAAGCAATTCGCATCGTGGTATAGCCATATGAAAGAGATGTCCTGCTTTTAATTTAGGCATGAAAACTGACTCCATGCAAGAGGAGAACTTTTGTAGAACCAACACGATCATCCAGTGAACTTGCTCTTCTACAACTACAACCATGTCATACTCACATTTCTGCAAATCCAAAGATGACATACTGGGACTAAAGTTTCTGTATAATGCCCACACCTCGTCTTTCCTTGGGAAGATCTCAAACTTGTTTTCCGTAGCATTAGAAACTCCTGTTAAGTGATGAGAGAAATAAGTCGTATCATCAAAAGTGTGAGTTTCACCAGTTTCAAACATGCCACAGCTTAAAGGCATATTCTCATCATTACATCGGATCAAACCTTCTGGTGGAGCACAAGATTGAAGCCAATTTACTTCCACCTTGAAATCAGGGAATACTTCAACAGTTTTCACCCGAACATAATACTTGGGTAAACCATCCAAGTCGCAATACACTGCCCATACCTGACCAGGATGAAACTTTTCATGGGTTTTATCATCCCTAAAGTCATACAGTTGTCCTTCAGGAATTCCTTCAGGGTTCAGTTGAAAAGATGATGGTAATCCAAGCTTCAAGTTAGAATTTTCTGCTTCAGTTACAATGTCTGTATTAGTGACCACACCATCACTACCAATCTCATTCATAACAGTCCGACATAAATTAAGTGGATTGCCGTTGCCAAAAGTGGAACCACTACTTCCAACCCGTTTCAGAACACTTCGCTtcttcttattacaccatctttTTGGTGTGATTGGAAGCAAACTCCCATATCTTGAGTTTCCTGCGTCCCGGCTATTCCTGTTAAGAGGattcgtttttcttttctttcgtgcACAAGGACTATCCTCTTTTGGAGACGCAAAACTATCATTAGTTACAGCCTCAACATTTTTAGTGTTCACTTGCACATCTTCAGACTCAAAAATCACTTCCAGGTTACTAGGCAGAGAAGCAGGGTCGAGTTCGAAATAACCTTCAGGAACGTCTTCTCTTTCTTTACCAGTCGTTCTAAATGAAGGAACTTTATGTGAAAATTTCATCCGTTCATCTGGAGTAATTTGAATGAAATTCATACTGTTGCATAAGGTTCTCATGAACAAGCTTACAAAACCTTTGATCTTAACCAAGTAAGCAACTTTAACGCCTAATTCCTCACTATAATCTGAAAGGATTTCTACATATTCATACCTGATATTTCTAGTATTTATAGGATCAGAACTCCGTTTAATATCATCCACGTTCTTGAAGAGAGCCCAAGTTTCACCTTTTCTCGGATATATCCTGTAAGAATCTGTACCCATGCCTAGTTCCCATTCAACCCTATGAGAAAATGCAGCACGATCATCGACTATTAATGTTATATCGTGTTCGAACTTGCCACAAGTGATAGGCAAATCTTCATGGATCCAATCAACCTCATCTGCTTCTTCTAGATCAGCTTTTAAGGTAGTGATCTCCACCATGAAACCAGGTGAATAAACTTTCTCGATACGAGCGTACCCTCTAGGCATGCCGTCTATACGATCATAAGAGGCCCATACCTGACCTACTGCAAAGCAATCTTCTTTCCTATCCAAATCAAAGTCATTAAAATCCGAATCCACAAATTCAAGGAATTCTTGATCCAAAATGTCTTTTGGGCCAACAATTGATTCAGATTCATTAGCAGCTTCACGCCCCTTACTCTCATCAGCTATGGAGTCTTCAACAGGGAAATTTTCTCGCATATCCAGCTCCCAACACTCCTGCAATCCTGTCATTGTCCGCCGTCGAACAGGAATTTTATGTGAAAATTTATGCAATTCAACCCTTGGTATCTCCGCAAGTATGTCATTTCCTGATCTTTTCTTGGGTTTGTAAACAGTTTTCGTACTCGCAATGACTGTTTTCAAAACTAAGACTTTAATCATTTCCATGTTGTCTTCTAGAACTTCAACAATGTCAACATCACTTATAGTAGACGAGTTAGACCACGGCCATTTGGATGTATCACTTCTACACAATGCCCATACCTCCCCTTTCCTAGGATAGATCTCCAACTTGTTCTCCACCTGCTGTGAAACACTGGAAATCTTCTCCCCATAAGCAGAAGTTTCTTTACAATGCTTCTTCTTAGAGCACCCGTTTGATAACCTTGGAGACCCTTTCACATCATGGTTTTTCCTCTTCTTTCGCTTAAGTAGCCTTCCTCCAGctgcaggagatttggaagaattaTTGATTTCACCAAGTGCTTTCTCATCTGCATGAACACAACTCTCTTCAACATTACTAGAAGGAATAGTATGATCTGGACCCATGGCTTCAGCATCTGACACATCACAGCTTTTGGCGTGACCTGAACCACAAGGAGTTATCCCAAAAGGATGATCTGCATATTCTTCAAGGCATCCGTTTAATAACCTTGGAGACCCATATCTAATTTCTGAATTCCCTTCGTCTAGGAAACTCTTTTCATCAGGGTTGGCTCTCTTCTTGAAGAAAAAGGGATTTTCCTCTTCCAAAGATCCAAGAGAAACAGGACTATCAGGATCAACAATATCAGAATTCAAGTTCAAATTTACAGGATTGGAAGTCTCTTCAAAGTAAGTAGGCAGTGAAGCAGGATCCAGACCGATCTCCTTGATGTTTGAGCTATCTGAACCACTTGAAGTCAGCTCCAAAAGATGGCTAGCATTTTCTTCACTCATCTTCTCCTCATAGCACCCATTTGATAAGCTTGGAGACCCACTTCCACATTTAAAATTCTCTCCTTGCATAGTACAACTTACACCAGAGGTTTTCCTGATGTTCGCCATATGTGATTCGTCCTCAATTAAAGGTATACCATCTTTGGCATCAATACATTCAATGGGCACATTCAGATCAAGATCGCGAATCTCTTCTATGCAAGTAGGCACAGAAGCAGGATCGAGTTCAAAATAACCAGCAGGAACGTCTTCTCTTTCTCTACCAGTTGTTCTATGAGAAGGAGCGCGGTGTGAAAACCTGAGAATCTCATTTGGTGGTATCTGCAAGGATACATTTCCACCATTACATGTTGCTGGCTTGAACAAGCTTACAAATCCTTCGATCTTAACCAAATATGAAACCAAAACACCTGATTCCTCCGAATAATCTGACAACACTTCCACAAATTTATACTGAAAGTCCTTATGCTTCTCCGGTTCGAGGCTCCATTTTATATTCCAGTTGTCGAAGACAGCCCAAGTTTCGCCCTTTCTAGGATATATCCTATAGGGAGCATAATTATAGCCTTTTTCCCACTCAAGTCTATGAGAAAAAATTTCAAGGTCTTCGGATTTGTCACTCCTGTCTCGAATGAACTTACCACAAGCAACAGGCAATTCCGCTTCAGTCCAATCTTTTACGCCTTCGTCAGGATCCGGCTCTAACCA encodes:
- the LOC113350256 gene encoding uncharacterized protein LOC113350256 — translated: MVGNEEVKEEDEQIYEYDVPDPEFYDFFKDKKKECFEIDQMWAIYDEIDGMPRRYARIREVFSPGFKVRMTWLEPDPDEGVKDWTEAELPVACGKFIRDRSDKSEDLEIFSHRLEWEKGYNYAPYRIYPRKGETWAVFDNWNIKWSLEPEKHKDFQYKFVEVLSDYSEESGVLVSYLVKIEGFVSLFKPATCNGGNVSLQIPPNEILRFSHRAPSHRTTGREREDVPAGYFELDPASVPTCIEEIRDLDLNVPIECIDAKDGIPLIEDESHMANIRKTSGVSCTMQGENFKCGSGSPSLSNGCYEEKMSEENASHLLELTSSGSDSSNIKEIGLDPASLPTYFEETSNPVNLNLNSDIVDPDSPVSLGSLEEENPFFFKKRANPDEKSFLDEGNSEIRYGSPRLLNGCLEEYADHPFGITPCGSGHAKSCDVSDAEAMGPDHTIPSSNVEESCVHADEKALGEINNSSKSPAAGGRLLKRKKRKNHDVKGSPRLSNGCSKKKHCKETSAYGEKISSVSQQVENKLEIYPRKGEVWALCRSDTSKWPWSNSSTISDVDIVEVLEDNMEMIKVLVLKTVIASTKTVYKPKKRSGNDILAEIPRVELHKFSHKIPVRRRTMTGLQECWELDMRENFPVEDSIADESKGREAANESESIVGPKDILDQEFLEFVDSDFNDFDLDRKEDCFAVGQVWASYDRIDGMPRGYARIEKVYSPGFMVEITTLKADLEEADEVDWIHEDLPITCGKFEHDITLIVDDRAAFSHRVEWELGMGTDSYRIYPRKGETWALFKNVDDIKRSSDPINTRNIRYEYVEILSDYSEELGVKVAYLVKIKGFVSLFMRTLCNSMNFIQITPDERMKFSHKVPSFRTTGKEREDVPEGYFELDPASLPSNLEVIFESEDVQVNTKNVEAVTNDSFASPKEDSPCARKKRKTNPLNRNSRDAGNSRYGSLLPITPKRWCNKKKRSVLKRVGSSGSTFGNGNPLNLCRTVMNEIGSDGVVTNTDIVTEAENSNLKLGLPSSFQLNPEGIPEGQLYDFRDDKTHEKFHPGQVWAVYCDLDGLPKYYVRVKTVEVFPDFKVEVNWLQSCAPPEGLIRCNDENMPLSCGMFETGETHTFDDTTYFSHHLTGVSNATENKFEIFPRKDEVWALYRNFSPSMSSLDLQKCEYDMVVVVEEQVHWMIVLVLQKFSSCMESVFMPKLKAGHLFHMAIPRCELLRFSHQVPAFRLNDDKYGSLRGSWVLDSDSAPRCLLSSN